In Ochrobactrum sp. Marseille-Q0166, a single genomic region encodes these proteins:
- a CDS encoding DUF6163 family protein, producing MRQDELHQQLQPSGTEWSFVWFIRLIALSALASGVYYWIKLIGIQPGLLWRFDLMPWQWQTACVALALLMPVAATGLWMRAEWGPVLWIIASVGEIAIYSVFARHFEYRPLLVAFNAVCIIIYVVFRVLLYIEKRRLSRVGLAV from the coding sequence ATGCGTCAGGATGAACTGCACCAGCAATTACAACCCAGCGGCACAGAATGGTCATTTGTCTGGTTTATAAGGTTGATCGCGCTCTCTGCTCTTGCAAGCGGCGTGTATTACTGGATCAAGCTGATCGGTATTCAGCCGGGATTGCTGTGGCGTTTTGATCTCATGCCGTGGCAATGGCAGACGGCATGTGTGGCGCTCGCCTTGCTGATGCCGGTTGCCGCGACAGGCCTATGGATGCGGGCTGAATGGGGGCCGGTGTTGTGGATTATCGCATCTGTGGGTGAGATTGCCATCTATTCAGTTTTTGCTCGCCATTTCGAATACAGACCGCTGCTCGTCGCTTTTAATGCGGTTTGTATCATCATTTATGTTGTGTTTCGCGTTTTGCTTTATATTGAAAAAAGGCGGCTTTCCCGCGTAGGCTTGGCTGTGTGA
- a CDS encoding enoyl-CoA hydratase/isomerase family protein, whose amino-acid sequence MQIDFGGGGEISFERKGKAGLVKLTRTSALNALTHKMILALDRALHAWETDPDVACVILEGEGRAFCAGGDVVAAYKAGREGTPAFDFFRDEYRLNARIGRFPKPYISLLNGIVMGGGAGISVHGSHRIVTENTLFAMPETGIGFFPDVGGSAFLPHLHDNFGYYLALTGNRIRWGDCLQSGIATHAVAASDLEDLRDDLVARADLDGALARSQYPDFETAPETRKVIAESFAHATLSECLDKLEKAANAGNKPATDILNVIATRSPTSVAVTFRQIADGRALDLDDCMRMEYRIASRMLGQHDFYEGVRAVLIDKDGAPVWKPASIDEVKPEMVNAYFANLGERELSF is encoded by the coding sequence CTTACGCGCACGTCTGCTCTCAATGCTCTGACTCATAAAATGATTCTCGCACTCGACCGTGCTTTGCATGCTTGGGAAACCGATCCGGATGTCGCCTGCGTTATTCTGGAAGGCGAAGGCCGTGCATTCTGCGCCGGCGGTGACGTCGTTGCAGCTTATAAGGCTGGGCGCGAAGGCACGCCCGCCTTTGATTTTTTCCGCGATGAATATCGACTGAATGCCCGCATCGGACGGTTTCCAAAGCCGTATATATCGCTGCTAAACGGCATCGTCATGGGCGGTGGCGCTGGCATTTCTGTACATGGTTCGCACCGGATCGTGACTGAAAACACGCTTTTTGCGATGCCGGAAACCGGAATCGGCTTCTTCCCCGATGTCGGTGGAAGCGCCTTCCTGCCGCATCTTCATGATAATTTCGGCTATTATCTTGCACTCACCGGTAATCGCATTCGCTGGGGAGACTGCCTGCAGAGCGGCATCGCAACACATGCTGTGGCTGCCAGCGATCTCGAAGACCTTCGCGATGACCTTGTGGCAAGGGCTGATCTTGATGGGGCTTTGGCCCGTTCTCAATACCCCGATTTTGAGACCGCACCCGAAACTCGCAAAGTCATTGCCGAGAGTTTCGCACATGCGACGCTGTCCGAATGCCTCGATAAACTGGAAAAAGCTGCAAATGCAGGCAATAAGCCGGCAACGGATATTCTGAACGTAATTGCTACGCGTTCACCAACCAGTGTGGCTGTCACATTCCGTCAGATTGCCGATGGTCGCGCTCTGGATCTCGACGATTGTATGCGGATGGAATATCGCATTGCATCCCGTATGCTTGGCCAACATGATTTCTATGAAGGAGTGCGAGCCGTGCTGATCGACAAGGACGGTGCACCCGTCTGGAAGCCAGCATCGATTGATGAAGTGAAGCCGGAAATGGTCAATGCGTATTTTGCTAATCTTGGCGAGAGGGAACTGAGTTTTTGA